The sequence ACACCCGGTCGATACCATGCGCATTCTTCTTGACGACATTTGCGATCTTTGCCTTAACTTCTTTGGTTAGCACATCTTCAACGGTTGCCGCCCCGGTTCCCGTAGTCACCCCGCCAAATGGCAAAAAGCCTCCACGGCCTGTCGGGCCGGGTGCGCCGATCCCTGTCGGGCCGGGTATTGCTGCGCCGGTCCCTGTCGGGCCGGGTATCGCTGCGCCAGTCCCCGTCGGGCCGGGTATCGCTGCGCCGGTCCCCGTCGGGCCGGGTATCGCTGCGCCGGCTCCCGTCAAACTTCTGTTGTTATTGGCAACAGCTCCCGGCATGCTGGTCCCCCGTGTCGGGTAGTTGGGACCGACTCCGGTACTGTAACCGGTACCGTATCCTGTTCCGTATCCAGTGCTGCCTGGCAGCATGTCCGTACCGTATATGTTGCCGCCTTTTGCCCGCATGCCCCCGGTCACATTATTTTCCAGCGTTACAGCTACATAAGCGCTGCGGCCAGAGGTAAGCACATTGGCTGTTCGCACCTCCTTCATGGCAGCCACGCGATCAGCGAGCTTCTGATCCAAACTCAGCCTGTCGATCGTATGCCCGTCCCGGACCGAATTCACATTCAGGCGGCCATCTTGTACACCCCGTACACCATCATTTACGCGTACACCATCACTCACGCGTACACCATCATTCACACTCCGCACGCCATAATTCCCCGCCGTATTCTGGTAGTTTGCACAGCCCGCGATTCCGGCCATCCCCAACAGCAGGGCGGCGGAGACGGACAAGCCAATTCTTGATCGCAACATGCATTCACCCTCCACTCGTTATGATTGCTGTGTAACAATCTTTAGGATGGCTTCGGGGCGGGCGGGCTATGCTGAAAGGATTTGGCATGCTGGTTCTCTTTCATCCTCCCAAAGATGTAATCAGACTTCGCAGCGGTGTGCTGTATCGCGCTTTTAATGCCGATACTTCATGCATAATCCGGTCGTGATGTCTCACTGTGCCCATACCGTCATGGCGTCGGTAACCAGTCAGGGATTGATTCAGCATCACGGGCGGATATCCGTTCAGAACCGCACGGAACCATAAATCATAATCATGCGTGAAGGGAAGCGATTCATCGAATAGGCCGATAGCGCCGAACAGTTCCTTT is a genomic window of Paenibacillus durus ATCC 35681 containing:
- a CDS encoding YhcN/YlaJ family sporulation lipoprotein — translated: MLRSRIGLSVSAALLLGMAGIAGCANYQNTAGNYGVRSVNDGVRVSDGVRVNDGVRGVQDGRLNVNSVRDGHTIDRLSLDQKLADRVAAMKEVRTANVLTSGRSAYVAVTLENNVTGGMRAKGGNIYGTDMLPGSTGYGTGYGTGYSTGVGPNYPTRGTSMPGAVANNNRSLTGAGAAIPGPTGTGAAIPGPTGTGAAIPGPTGTGAAIPGPTGIGAPGPTGRGGFLPFGGVTTGTGAATVEDVLTKEVKAKIANVVKKNAHGIDRVYVSANPDFVQRVNSYAAQARAGHPLQGFVNEFRVLAERIFPVRTGDYMHR